From a region of the Pseudomonadaceae bacterium SI-3 genome:
- a CDS encoding MarR family transcriptional regulator, with the protein MTEIETKSIPNRLFFRLFQTGNVLQRQVQKEMGISTVQWAVLGALSRPGYEQGISFNQLTDYLVVSRQSLDGVLKRMERENHVERVPHPDDGRARLVRLTAAGRTYWEALQQRIAEFYEQGLKGFSFDDSVNFLHYLSKLQADLGGISLDQAEPTGESIEPVIEE; encoded by the coding sequence ATGACCGAGATTGAAACCAAGAGCATCCCCAACCGGCTTTTCTTCCGGTTGTTTCAGACCGGCAACGTGTTGCAGAGGCAAGTACAGAAAGAGATGGGCATCAGCACCGTTCAGTGGGCGGTGTTGGGCGCCTTGTCCCGTCCAGGCTATGAACAGGGCATCTCCTTCAATCAGCTGACGGACTATCTGGTGGTTAGTCGCCAGAGCCTCGACGGCGTCCTGAAACGCATGGAGCGGGAAAACCATGTCGAGCGCGTGCCGCATCCCGACGATGGGCGTGCGAGGCTGGTCAGACTGACTGCGGCGGGACGCACGTACTGGGAGGCGCTGCAGCAGCGTATCGCCGAGTTCTACGAGCAGGGCTTGAAGGGCTTCAGCTTCGATGACAGCGTCAACTTCCTGCACTACCTGAGCAAGCTTCAGGCAGATTTGGGCGGCATTTCGCTGGACCAGGCGGAGCCCACCGGCGAGTCAATCGAGCCTGTGATCGAGGAGTGA
- a CDS encoding 2-hydroxycyclohexanecarboxyl-CoA dehydrogenase, with translation MKGLAGKTVIITGGGGGIGRALCLRFAAEGSRVAVLDRDEAAAQSTAELVTEAGGQAVAYAADITDYATIVETVDKVERELGVPTILVNNAGFDRFMPFLKTEPGMWQQLIDINLTGALNMHHVVLPKILEAGGGKVINIASDAARVGSSGEAVYAACKAGLIGLSKTLARELASKNINFNVVCPGPTDTALLKSVAATSNNPEKLLEAFKNAVPKRRLGQPEDYPGIVCLLASDDADFITGQVISVSGGLTMAG, from the coding sequence ATGAAAGGCCTAGCTGGAAAAACCGTCATCATCACCGGCGGTGGCGGTGGCATTGGCCGCGCGCTCTGCCTGCGCTTTGCCGCCGAGGGCAGCCGAGTCGCGGTGCTCGATCGTGACGAGGCAGCTGCGCAGAGCACAGCCGAGCTTGTCACCGAAGCCGGCGGCCAGGCAGTGGCCTACGCGGCGGACATTACCGACTACGCCACCATCGTCGAAACGGTAGACAAAGTTGAGCGCGAACTGGGCGTGCCGACCATCCTCGTCAACAACGCGGGCTTCGACCGCTTCATGCCGTTTCTCAAGACCGAGCCGGGCATGTGGCAGCAGCTGATCGACATCAACCTGACCGGCGCGCTCAACATGCACCACGTGGTGCTGCCGAAAATACTCGAAGCCGGCGGCGGCAAGGTGATCAACATCGCCTCCGATGCCGCGCGCGTCGGCTCGTCCGGGGAAGCGGTCTATGCGGCCTGTAAAGCGGGCTTGATCGGTCTGTCGAAAACCCTGGCGCGAGAGCTTGCCAGCAAGAACATCAATTTCAACGTGGTCTGCCCCGGCCCCACCGATACCGCGCTGCTGAAAAGCGTGGCGGCCACTTCGAATAATCCGGAGAAGCTGCTTGAAGCGTTCAAGAACGCCGTTCCGAAGCGTCGGCTTGGCCAACCGGAAGACTATCCCGGGATCGTCTGTTTACTTGCTAGCGACGATGCCGACTTCATCACTGGACAAGTCATCAGCGTATCCGGCGGCCTGACCATGGCTGGCTGA
- a CDS encoding cupin domain-containing protein, whose translation MTVDRIGERLRRHRRAANKTLNQVAKESGLTASFLSQAERNLTGVSISSLANIAKSLGVPLNSLFDQPSQPQPDSHQGERVRYTIEGQPLAYERLSTSFPGNLLNAVKVSMPVGYQSELIAHEGAEFAYVLSGRIIYTVDGRDYPLASGDSIHFDAGKPHHLANVGDQPAEVLTVTTMGLFDDLTTR comes from the coding sequence ATGACAGTCGACCGTATCGGTGAGCGATTGCGTCGTCACAGGCGTGCCGCGAACAAGACCCTGAATCAGGTAGCCAAGGAGTCGGGGCTGACGGCGAGCTTCCTGTCCCAGGCCGAACGTAACCTTACGGGTGTCTCGATTTCGTCGCTGGCGAACATCGCAAAATCGCTCGGCGTCCCGCTCAATTCGCTGTTTGATCAGCCCAGCCAACCGCAGCCAGATTCCCACCAGGGCGAACGAGTTCGTTACACCATCGAAGGCCAGCCGCTGGCGTACGAGCGCCTGTCTACAAGCTTTCCAGGCAATCTGCTGAACGCCGTCAAAGTCAGCATGCCAGTGGGTTACCAGTCCGAACTCATTGCCCACGAAGGCGCCGAATTCGCCTATGTCCTCTCCGGACGGATCATCTACACGGTCGATGGCCGCGACTATCCGTTGGCCAGCGGCGACTCCATACATTTCGATGCGGGCAAGCCTCACCACCTCGCCAACGTAGGCGATCAACCGGCCGAAGTGCTCACCGTAACGACCATGGGCCTGTTCGACGATTTGACCACCCGCTAG
- a CDS encoding 1,4-dihydroxy-2-naphthoyl-CoA synthase (catalyzes the formation of 1,4-dihydroxy-2-naphthoate from O-succinylbenzoyl-CoA): MNYEDILYSEADGVATITINRPERYNAFRGQTCMELLDAFNRAGWNKAIGVIVFTGAGDKAFCTGGDQGAHEGQYDGRGLIGLPVEELQNLIREVPKPVIARVNGFAIGGGHVLHVVCDLSIASEGAIFGQVGPKVGSVDPGYGTAYLSRVIGEKRAREIWYLCRKYSAQQAYDWGLVNAVVPHDELDAEVSKWCDEILEKSPTALSIAKRSFNADSANIGGIGGLGMQALSLYYDTDEAKEGTAAFKEKRKPNFRQFYK; encoded by the coding sequence ATGAATTACGAAGACATCCTCTACAGCGAAGCCGACGGCGTCGCGACCATCACCATCAACCGCCCCGAGCGCTACAACGCGTTTCGCGGCCAGACCTGCATGGAGCTGCTCGACGCCTTCAACCGGGCCGGCTGGAACAAGGCCATTGGCGTCATCGTATTCACCGGTGCCGGCGACAAAGCCTTCTGCACGGGCGGCGACCAAGGTGCGCATGAAGGCCAATACGACGGTCGCGGCCTGATCGGACTGCCCGTCGAAGAGTTGCAGAATCTGATTCGCGAAGTGCCCAAGCCCGTTATCGCGCGCGTCAACGGATTCGCCATTGGCGGCGGGCACGTACTGCACGTGGTCTGCGACCTGAGCATCGCCTCGGAAGGCGCCATCTTCGGCCAAGTCGGTCCAAAGGTCGGCTCGGTCGATCCGGGGTACGGCACCGCGTACCTCAGCCGGGTGATCGGAGAGAAACGCGCGAGGGAGATTTGGTACCTGTGCCGTAAGTACAGCGCGCAGCAAGCGTATGACTGGGGCCTGGTCAACGCCGTGGTGCCCCACGATGAACTCGATGCCGAAGTGAGCAAGTGGTGCGACGAAATTCTGGAAAAGAGCCCGACCGCCCTCTCCATCGCCAAGCGCTCGTTCAATGCCGACAGCGCCAATATTGGCGGGATCGGCGGGCTCGGGATGCAGGCACTGAGCCTGTACTACGACACCGACGAAGCCAAGGAAGGGACCGCTGCGTTCAAGGAAAAGCGCAAACCGAACTTCCGTCAGTTTTACAAGTAG
- a CDS encoding sodium:proton exchanger — MSQLNIALAIMGGVAVCIALLSALIKRSPVSEPALAVLVGLAVGPYGLSWLDLARWGDTFSILEQAARLTLAIGLMGVALRLQRAALKAMLKPVMLLLTFVMLGMWLVSSLLAGWLLGLSLWAALLLGAVVTPTDPVVASSIVTGKFAKQHLPLRLRDTLSAESGANDGLAYAFVMLPILMLSHSPNQAWSRWLIESVLIGIGGAALMGAIVGFAAAKLLAFAEHKKLVASSSLLGYTVAFSLLTLGLAKLLQTDGVLAVFAAGLAFNLFSEKHEEQEEENIQEAVAKLFTLPMFVIFGIALPLHEWVALGWPLVALALLVLLLRRPPVVMVMSSTWSHSLNSRDSLYLGWFGPLGIAAIYYAALAHSHLHDPLYWHAASALIFASIMIHGVSAAPLSHLYSRHPGAAPQGSAHLDE; from the coding sequence ATGTCCCAGCTGAACATTGCACTTGCCATCATGGGCGGCGTTGCCGTCTGTATTGCGTTGCTGTCGGCGCTGATCAAGCGTAGCCCTGTATCCGAGCCGGCGCTCGCCGTGCTGGTCGGCCTTGCCGTCGGCCCATATGGCTTGAGTTGGCTCGATCTCGCGCGCTGGGGCGACACCTTCAGCATTCTCGAGCAAGCGGCGCGGCTGACGCTGGCAATCGGGCTGATGGGTGTTGCCCTGCGCCTGCAGCGTGCGGCGCTCAAGGCCATGCTCAAGCCCGTCATGCTCTTGCTGACCTTCGTCATGCTCGGTATGTGGCTGGTGTCATCCTTGTTGGCCGGTTGGCTGCTGGGGTTGTCGCTGTGGGCAGCCCTGCTGCTGGGTGCAGTGGTCACACCCACCGACCCGGTAGTCGCCAGCTCGATCGTGACCGGCAAGTTCGCAAAACAGCACCTCCCCTTGCGGCTGCGCGACACCCTGTCGGCGGAATCCGGAGCCAACGACGGCCTGGCCTACGCCTTCGTCATGCTGCCAATTCTCATGCTCAGCCATTCGCCTAATCAGGCCTGGTCGCGCTGGCTCATCGAGTCGGTACTGATCGGCATCGGTGGTGCCGCGCTGATGGGCGCAATTGTGGGTTTTGCAGCAGCCAAGCTGCTGGCCTTTGCAGAGCACAAGAAGCTGGTAGCCAGTTCCTCTCTGCTGGGCTACACCGTGGCGTTCTCACTATTGACGCTGGGACTCGCCAAGCTGCTGCAGACAGATGGGGTGCTGGCGGTATTCGCAGCGGGGCTGGCGTTCAACCTCTTCAGCGAGAAGCACGAAGAGCAGGAAGAAGAAAACATCCAGGAAGCAGTGGCAAAGCTATTCACGCTGCCGATGTTTGTGATCTTCGGCATCGCTCTTCCCTTGCACGAGTGGGTAGCGCTGGGATGGCCGCTGGTGGCGCTTGCGTTGCTGGTCCTGTTGTTGCGCAGGCCTCCGGTGGTGATGGTGATGTCCAGCACCTGGAGCCATTCGCTCAATTCCCGCGACTCGCTCTACCTCGGCTGGTTCGGCCCGCTGGGTATCGCCGCGATCTACTACGCCGCGCTCGCACATAGCCATCTGCACGATCCGCTCTATTGGCATGCGGCGAGCGCGTTGATCTTCGCATCGATCATGATTCACGGCGTGTCTGCGGCACCGCTGTCGCATCTGTATTCACGCCATCCCGGCGCAGCGCCGCAAGGTAGCGCTCACCTGGACGAGTAA
- a CDS encoding cyclohexanecarboxylate-CoA ligase (AliA; in Rhodopseudomonas palustris, this enzyme was found to act on 3-chlorobenzoate and allows the organism to grow on this substrate) — protein sequence MNITATVPSERRASMIETGAWNDMIITDYLDQAVSSSADAPALIAYRVNQNVRCAFSYAEIDHVVRRIAAGLAALGVSKGAVVSCQLPNWWEMTALHLACVRIGAVLNPLMPIFREHELRFMLGYAQSRVLVIPQSFRGFDYAEMVDGLRGELPALEHVLVIDSDDESRSFQRVLLDRAWEEETDTQALFADRKPHGDDVVQLLYTSGTTGQPKGVLHTSNTLFSNIRPYAERLHLGSDDIMFMASPLAHQTGFLYGLMMPIYLKSASVLQDVWDPTFAVKVAKAERPTFTMASTPFLADLIEIAPQHPEELSSLRIFVSAGAPIPGALVERAAAAIQAKIVSAWGMTENGAVTMTRPEDEPERAINSDGVAVPHMAVRVVDENGEDVPRGTEGNLLVRGASLFVGYLKRPDLYDVDEDGWFPTGDLARMDAQGYIRITGRTKDVVIRGGENVPVVEIENLLYKHPAISAVALVGCPDDRLGERLCAYVTLHDGHQSLSLQEAVRFLTEQRLTRNYLPEYLEVLPELPRTPSGKIQKFKLREQAKGISLPAAKPA from the coding sequence ATGAACATCACCGCAACGGTGCCATCCGAACGCCGCGCATCAATGATCGAGACCGGCGCCTGGAATGACATGATCATTACAGACTATTTGGATCAGGCTGTATCAAGCAGTGCTGACGCCCCTGCCCTCATCGCATACCGTGTAAACCAGAACGTGAGGTGCGCATTCAGCTATGCCGAGATTGATCATGTGGTTCGGCGCATCGCCGCCGGCCTGGCAGCGCTAGGTGTGAGCAAAGGTGCAGTGGTGTCCTGTCAATTGCCCAACTGGTGGGAGATGACTGCCCTGCACCTGGCGTGCGTACGCATCGGCGCGGTGCTCAATCCGTTAATGCCGATTTTTCGCGAGCACGAACTGCGCTTCATGCTGGGCTATGCGCAGAGCCGTGTATTGGTGATCCCTCAGTCGTTCCGCGGCTTTGATTACGCAGAAATGGTGGACGGGTTGCGCGGCGAACTGCCGGCGCTTGAGCACGTACTGGTGATCGACAGCGACGACGAGAGTCGTTCGTTCCAGCGAGTACTACTGGATCGAGCCTGGGAAGAAGAAACCGATACCCAAGCGCTATTCGCCGACCGGAAGCCGCACGGCGACGACGTCGTCCAGCTGCTCTACACATCCGGTACTACGGGCCAGCCCAAGGGCGTCCTGCACACCAGCAATACGCTATTCAGCAATATCCGTCCCTACGCCGAACGCCTGCATCTGGGCAGCGACGACATCATGTTCATGGCGTCGCCGCTGGCTCATCAGACCGGCTTTCTTTACGGTCTGATGATGCCCATCTACTTGAAGAGCGCGTCTGTGCTGCAGGACGTATGGGACCCGACGTTTGCCGTCAAGGTTGCCAAGGCCGAGCGACCGACCTTCACCATGGCGTCGACGCCATTTCTGGCCGACCTGATCGAGATCGCGCCGCAGCACCCCGAAGAACTGTCCTCGCTGCGCATCTTCGTCTCAGCCGGTGCGCCAATACCGGGGGCGCTCGTGGAGCGCGCGGCCGCCGCCATCCAGGCCAAGATTGTCTCCGCGTGGGGGATGACTGAAAACGGTGCCGTAACCATGACCCGGCCCGAAGACGAGCCGGAACGCGCGATCAACAGCGACGGCGTCGCAGTGCCGCATATGGCAGTACGCGTGGTTGATGAGAACGGCGAAGACGTACCGCGCGGCACCGAAGGCAACCTGCTCGTTCGGGGCGCCAGCCTGTTTGTGGGTTACCTGAAGCGCCCGGACCTTTACGACGTGGATGAGGACGGCTGGTTTCCCACCGGCGACCTGGCGCGGATGGACGCTCAGGGCTACATCCGGATCACGGGACGCACGAAGGACGTGGTGATCCGCGGTGGCGAAAACGTACCGGTCGTTGAAATCGAAAACCTGCTCTACAAACACCCGGCGATTTCCGCCGTCGCGCTGGTGGGATGCCCTGATGACCGTCTGGGCGAGCGGCTTTGTGCCTACGTCACCCTCCATGACGGGCATCAGTCGCTCAGTCTGCAGGAGGCTGTCCGTTTCCTAACGGAGCAGCGCCTAACCCGCAACTACTTACCGGAATACCTCGAAGTGCTGCCTGAATTGCCACGCACACCGTCCGGGAAAATCCAGAAATTCAAACTGCGTGAGCAAGCCAAGGGCATCAGCCTTCCGGCAGCCAAGCCCGCCTGA
- a CDS encoding X-Pro dipeptidase, with product MTIGVGVSTQEEALGRLRNMLDGVEPIAQDEYLDRIDKAQRRMRQLGLDAVFLSAGANLEYFTGVRWSPSERMVGAILPADGALEYLAPAFEEGTIRDFMVVDGAVNGWQEHESPYRLLLDCLQRIGIQPNTSLRPCIGLCPSLPFFMFDGLRLLDPGYAFTDASAVTSYCRQRKSSAEIALMQRAKDMTLEVHKAAASILREGISTTEVVRFIELAHRAVGAPGSTFCIVLFGEASAFPHGVKYPQTLKRGDMVLIDTGCRVHSYLSDITRSYVFGEPSEHQRALWTFEKDAQLAAFAAARLGARCEEVDEAARGALEACGLGPDYQLPGLPHRTGHGIGLEIHESPYLVRGDRTPIDVGMCFSNEPMICVPGEFGIRLEDHFYMSESGPRWFTEPSHSIDDPFGLNNG from the coding sequence ATGACCATCGGTGTCGGCGTCAGTACGCAGGAAGAAGCGCTTGGGCGCTTGCGCAACATGCTGGATGGCGTCGAGCCAATAGCGCAAGACGAGTACCTGGACCGTATCGACAAGGCGCAGCGTCGCATGAGGCAGCTTGGCCTCGACGCCGTTTTTCTCAGCGCGGGCGCCAACCTCGAGTACTTCACCGGCGTGCGCTGGAGCCCGAGCGAGCGCATGGTTGGTGCAATCCTGCCCGCCGATGGTGCGCTGGAGTACCTGGCACCGGCCTTCGAAGAGGGCACGATTCGCGACTTCATGGTGGTTGATGGTGCAGTCAACGGGTGGCAGGAGCATGAAAGTCCCTATCGTTTGTTGCTCGACTGTTTGCAGCGCATAGGCATCCAGCCGAACACCAGTCTCCGCCCGTGCATCGGTCTTTGTCCGTCTTTGCCGTTTTTCATGTTCGACGGCCTGCGCTTGCTGGATCCAGGCTACGCCTTCACCGATGCGAGCGCCGTGACAAGCTATTGCCGGCAGCGTAAATCGAGTGCTGAGATCGCCTTGATGCAACGGGCTAAGGACATGACGCTGGAAGTGCACAAAGCGGCGGCGAGCATCCTGCGTGAGGGCATCAGCACCACCGAAGTGGTTCGGTTTATCGAGCTGGCGCACCGGGCAGTCGGTGCGCCAGGGTCAACCTTCTGCATCGTGCTGTTCGGCGAGGCGAGTGCGTTTCCCCATGGTGTGAAGTACCCGCAGACGCTCAAGCGCGGTGACATGGTCCTGATCGACACGGGCTGTCGTGTGCACAGTTACCTGTCGGACATTACGCGCAGTTACGTCTTCGGCGAGCCGAGCGAACACCAGCGAGCATTGTGGACCTTCGAAAAGGACGCACAGTTGGCCGCCTTTGCTGCGGCCCGACTGGGTGCGCGCTGTGAAGAAGTGGACGAGGCGGCGCGAGGCGCGCTCGAAGCCTGCGGCCTCGGTCCCGATTATCAATTGCCGGGCCTTCCTCATCGCACCGGTCACGGGATCGGGCTGGAAATCCATGAAAGTCCCTATCTGGTCCGCGGCGACCGGACACCCATCGACGTCGGCATGTGTTTCAGCAATGAACCAATGATCTGCGTGCCCGGTGAGTTCGGCATTCGCCTGGAGGACCACTTCTACATGAGCGAGAGTGGGCCGCGCTGGTTCACCGAGCCGAGCCACAGCATTGATGATCCCTTCGGCCTCAATAATGGCTAA
- a CDS encoding drug/metabolite exporter YedA, with amino-acid sequence MSSRRFPLLLVGAFAALYLIWGSTYFVIRIGVQSWPPMLLAGLRFVVAGSLMFAWLRWRGVPMPTAKEWRSCALLGFLLLSCGNGGVTIAEHLGVASAVAALAIATVPLFALLFGLIWGQRTTGLEWGGILLGLIGIGLLNLGHNLQASPLGAVIVLLAAASWAFGSMWSRHLSLPNGAMASAAQMLVGGAVLLFGSLVSGERLQQMPDMGGWLALVYLTFLGSIVAFSAYLYLLKHVRPAAATSYAYVNPVVAVLLGITFAGERIGPEEWLAMTVIVSAVILIGLPQWRRPKVAAVASET; translated from the coding sequence ATGTCTTCGCGCCGCTTTCCGCTGCTGCTCGTGGGCGCTTTTGCCGCCCTGTATCTGATCTGGGGTTCGACCTATTTTGTAATTCGTATCGGCGTCCAGTCGTGGCCGCCAATGCTGTTGGCCGGGCTGCGTTTCGTCGTTGCCGGTAGCCTGATGTTTGCCTGGTTGCGCTGGCGCGGTGTCCCGATGCCGACCGCCAAGGAGTGGCGGTCATGTGCACTCCTCGGCTTCCTTCTGCTCAGTTGCGGCAATGGCGGCGTCACCATTGCCGAGCACCTTGGGGTAGCGTCGGCGGTTGCGGCGCTGGCGATTGCAACCGTGCCGCTGTTTGCCTTGCTGTTCGGCTTGATCTGGGGCCAGCGAACCACGGGTCTGGAGTGGGGCGGGATCCTGCTGGGGCTGATCGGCATCGGCTTGCTCAATCTTGGACACAACCTTCAGGCCAGCCCTCTGGGCGCGGTGATCGTGTTGCTCGCAGCGGCGAGCTGGGCGTTCGGTTCGATGTGGAGTCGCCACCTCAGCCTGCCGAACGGTGCAATGGCGAGTGCCGCACAGATGCTCGTCGGTGGTGCCGTGTTGTTGTTCGGCAGCCTGGTGAGTGGCGAACGCCTGCAGCAGATGCCAGACATGGGCGGCTGGCTTGCGTTGGTCTACTTGACGTTTCTCGGGTCCATCGTCGCGTTCAGCGCCTACCTGTATCTGCTCAAGCATGTGCGACCGGCAGCGGCGACCAGTTACGCCTATGTGAATCCGGTGGTGGCGGTCCTGCTGGGTATTACGTTTGCCGGTGAGCGCATCGGGCCTGAGGAGTGGTTGGCGATGACGGTTATCGTCAGCGCGGTAATCCTGATCGGTTTGCCCCAATGGCGCCGGCCGAAGGTCGCAGCTGTGGCGAGCGAGACCTGA
- the aliB gene encoding cyclohexanecarboxyl-CoA dehydrogenase, translating into MNFGFNEQQTAIRDSVARFSVDVLMPGYRRREREGVIERSLIEQMGGMGLLGGELPEMFGGSGLDCVTAGIIIEEISRGDFNVGYIPLLASLNGQIIAQHAAPELAREWLGEITAGRKVVCIALTEPSGGSDAANLRLKAEHSGDGYILNGEKTSISMADQADVAVVFARTGTHESRANGISAFLVPMDSPGISTTRFDDAGQRCIGRGSIFFDNVRVPASHRLGDEGQGFKQVMQGFDYSRALIGLQCLATAQQSLDETWQWLTERDAFGQKLAAFQGLTHPLAEYQTYVQAARLQCYYALWLKDSGQRHNAEAAMNKWWGPKLAFDVVKQCMLAHGHTGWGEDLPFSQRMRDVLGLQIGDGTAQIMKNIIARECIPR; encoded by the coding sequence ATGAATTTCGGTTTCAACGAGCAACAGACCGCCATTCGCGACAGCGTGGCACGCTTCAGCGTCGATGTGCTCATGCCCGGCTACCGACGTCGCGAGCGTGAAGGAGTCATCGAGCGGTCGCTGATCGAGCAGATGGGGGGAATGGGCCTGCTCGGTGGCGAACTGCCAGAGATGTTCGGCGGCAGCGGTCTGGATTGCGTCACGGCCGGCATCATCATCGAAGAAATCTCACGCGGCGACTTCAACGTGGGCTACATCCCGTTACTGGCGTCGCTGAATGGCCAGATCATCGCGCAGCATGCCGCTCCCGAACTGGCGCGTGAATGGCTCGGCGAAATCACCGCCGGCCGCAAGGTTGTGTGCATTGCCCTGACTGAACCCAGCGGCGGCTCGGATGCGGCAAACCTGCGACTCAAGGCCGAACACAGCGGCGACGGCTACATCCTCAACGGCGAAAAAACTTCGATTTCCATGGCTGACCAGGCGGACGTGGCGGTGGTGTTTGCGCGCACTGGCACGCACGAATCGCGCGCCAATGGCATCAGCGCCTTTCTCGTCCCGATGGACTCGCCCGGCATCAGCACCACTCGTTTCGATGACGCCGGTCAACGCTGCATCGGTCGTGGGTCGATCTTCTTCGACAACGTCCGGGTGCCGGCCAGCCATCGTCTGGGCGATGAGGGCCAGGGCTTCAAGCAGGTCATGCAGGGGTTCGACTACAGCCGCGCGCTGATCGGCCTACAGTGCCTGGCCACGGCCCAGCAGTCGCTGGACGAAACCTGGCAATGGCTGACCGAGCGCGATGCCTTCGGGCAGAAGCTCGCGGCTTTTCAGGGTCTTACGCATCCGCTCGCCGAGTACCAGACGTACGTTCAGGCCGCGCGGCTGCAATGCTATTACGCGCTCTGGTTGAAGGATTCGGGGCAGCGCCACAACGCCGAAGCGGCGATGAACAAATGGTGGGGACCAAAACTCGCCTTCGACGTTGTGAAGCAGTGCATGCTTGCCCACGGCCATACCGGCTGGGGCGAAGATCTGCCCTTCTCGCAGCGCATGCGAGACGTGTTGGGGCTGCAGATTGGTGACGGCACGGCGCAGATCATGAAAAATATCATCGCCCGCGAATGCATACCCAGGTAG
- a CDS encoding stress-induced acidophilic repeat motif-containing protein, translating to MSNDKSGNPGNFANDREKASEAGQKGGHNSGGNFANDPQRASEAGQKGGQNSGGNFANDREKASEAGQKGGQNSGGNFANDREKASEAGKKGGENSHGGGRKS from the coding sequence ATGTCGAACGATAAGAGCGGAAATCCGGGTAACTTTGCAAACGATCGCGAAAAGGCCTCCGAAGCTGGGCAAAAAGGCGGTCACAACAGCGGCGGCAACTTTGCCAACGATCCGCAGCGCGCCTCCGAAGCCGGCCAGAAGGGCGGCCAGAACAGCGGCGGCAACTTCGCTAACGACCGCGAGAAAGCTTCTGAAGCCGGCCAGAAAGGCGGCCAGAACAGCGGTGGCAACTTTGCCAACGACCGCGAGAAGGCTTCTGAAGCTGGTAAGAAAGGCGGCGAAAACAGCCATGGTGGCGGCCGCAAATCGTAA
- a CDS encoding MFS transporter, whose amino-acid sequence MPAAKPPANDTFFILSLVVFNFISFISIGIPLASLPGYIHENLGFSTAIAGIVIGAQYLTTLLCRPLAGRLADERGAKKTVLIGMASGLLSGLLLLASALLESWPMASIAVMVGSRLILGFAQSLIGISAISWGISRLGAESTARMISWNGVAAYGGVGIGAPLGVFLTQSLGLWSLGVVTMALASTGLALAWRRGDAPLNPGKRLPFGKVLWKVAPPGISLALATIGYGTLTAFIALYYNARGWDGAAWCLTAFAFAFIGTRLLFPNLINRVGGYSVAMVCLVVEIFGLLLLWLAEAPSFALAGSALTGCGLSLLYPALGVGVVSRVGTANRSSGLSVFAMFFDLSLGLSGAIMGVLAAYIGMQSIFLGAAVVAVGALGIVWLLLRQERATQA is encoded by the coding sequence ATGCCCGCTGCGAAACCTCCTGCCAACGACACCTTCTTCATCCTGTCTCTGGTGGTGTTCAACTTCATCTCGTTCATTTCCATCGGCATTCCGTTGGCGTCGCTGCCGGGCTACATCCACGAAAATCTCGGATTCAGCACTGCTATCGCCGGCATCGTGATCGGTGCGCAGTACCTGACCACCTTGCTCTGCCGCCCGCTTGCCGGACGGTTGGCGGACGAGCGAGGGGCGAAGAAAACCGTGTTGATCGGCATGGCGTCCGGGTTGCTGAGTGGCCTGTTGCTGCTCGCGTCGGCGTTGCTGGAATCCTGGCCGATGGCAAGCATCGCCGTGATGGTCGGCAGCCGGTTGATTCTCGGGTTTGCGCAGAGCTTGATCGGCATATCGGCGATCAGCTGGGGCATCAGCCGACTGGGTGCGGAAAGCACAGCGCGAATGATCTCCTGGAATGGCGTGGCGGCTTACGGCGGCGTCGGGATCGGCGCACCGCTTGGTGTCTTTCTCACTCAATCCTTGGGCCTGTGGAGCCTGGGTGTCGTGACGATGGCGCTTGCCTCGACGGGCCTCGCATTGGCTTGGCGGCGTGGTGATGCACCGCTGAATCCGGGCAAGCGCTTGCCGTTCGGCAAAGTGCTGTGGAAGGTCGCACCGCCTGGTATCAGTCTGGCGTTGGCCACCATTGGCTACGGCACGCTGACCGCGTTCATCGCGTTGTATTACAACGCCCGCGGTTGGGATGGCGCGGCCTGGTGCCTCACCGCGTTCGCGTTTGCCTTTATCGGGACGCGATTGCTGTTTCCGAACCTTATCAACCGTGTCGGCGGATATTCGGTGGCGATGGTGTGCCTGGTGGTGGAAATTTTCGGCCTCCTGTTGCTGTGGCTCGCGGAGGCGCCCAGCTTTGCCCTGGCAGGCTCCGCGTTGACCGGCTGCGGGCTGTCCTTGCTCTATCCCGCGCTGGGGGTTGGCGTAGTGTCACGCGTGGGAACGGCAAACCGCAGCTCGGGCCTCAGCGTGTTCGCCATGTTCTTCGACCTGTCGCTGGGTCTGTCTGGCGCGATCATGGGCGTGCTAGCGGCTTACATCGGCATGCAGAGCATCTTTCTTGGCGCTGCGGTGGTGGCAGTAGGCGCGCTCGGAATCGTCTGGCTTTTGCTCCGTCAGGAGCGCGCCACTCAGGCGTGA